Proteins found in one Geitlerinema sp. PCC 9228 genomic segment:
- a CDS encoding NAD(P)H-quinone oxidoreductase subunit F, whose amino-acid sequence MAELCSQTIWLVPLYALLGAVLGLPWSPGIIRRTGPRPAGYINIITTFVALVHSVLALPATLNRPPYFFSVNWLDAAGLQIDFSVKVSVMTVAALIVIAGLNLIAQVFAIGYMEMDWGWARFYALLALFEAGISTLVLCNSLFFSYVVLEILTLGTYLLIGFWFNQSLVVTGARDAFLTKRVGDLILLMGVVAILPLAGTWDFGELAVWAENADLSPTTATLLSLALLAGPVGKCAQFPLHLWLDEAMEGPIPATILRNTIVVATGAWVLIQVEPVISLSSVGTSAAIAIGAATAIGTSLIAIAQIDVKRTLSYTTSAYMGLIFIAVGTGEINVAYILLLTYGMAMALLVACVGCILANNITQDLTQYGGLWSRRPIVGLSFLVGTASLVAVPPLGGFWALLQMASNLWQSQPLLVGVVLLVNGLTAFGMTRVFGLMFAGQPQEMTKRSPEVLWAMVLPTTIQMGFALHLPLFLLQWNLLPSWEDLNKPAIALLLLTTYMGMQLGGLIYLNPNWKKPVRLQPQFLQELLAQDLYTAKLYRFTIVSIVGIVSQLISWIDRYVVDGLVNLVGLATIFSGQSLRYNVSGQTQFYAFTIVVGVALLGLMVSWSLLSNASIVISS is encoded by the coding sequence ATGGCAGAACTGTGCAGTCAGACCATCTGGCTTGTGCCATTGTATGCCCTGTTGGGGGCAGTTTTGGGACTGCCGTGGTCTCCTGGTATTATTCGGCGTACCGGTCCAAGACCCGCCGGATACATTAACATTATCACCACGTTTGTTGCCTTGGTACACAGCGTGCTGGCGTTACCAGCAACTCTCAATCGCCCTCCTTATTTTTTCTCTGTCAACTGGCTGGATGCGGCGGGATTGCAAATTGACTTTTCTGTAAAGGTTTCCGTCATGACCGTCGCTGCCCTCATTGTCATCGCCGGTCTGAACCTCATCGCCCAAGTCTTTGCCATTGGCTATATGGAAATGGACTGGGGATGGGCGCGATTTTATGCTTTGCTGGCTTTATTTGAAGCTGGCATTAGTACCCTAGTGCTTTGCAACTCCCTCTTCTTCAGCTACGTTGTTTTGGAAATTCTCACTTTAGGCACCTATCTACTGATTGGATTTTGGTTCAACCAATCCCTGGTGGTCACCGGAGCGCGGGATGCGTTCCTGACCAAGCGGGTGGGCGACTTGATTTTGCTCATGGGTGTTGTTGCCATCTTACCCCTAGCGGGGACCTGGGATTTCGGCGAGTTGGCAGTTTGGGCAGAAAACGCCGATTTGTCTCCCACCACCGCTACGTTGCTGAGTTTGGCTTTGCTTGCCGGTCCGGTGGGCAAATGCGCCCAATTTCCCTTGCATTTGTGGCTGGACGAAGCTATGGAAGGTCCAATTCCGGCTACAATTCTGCGCAATACGATTGTCGTAGCCACCGGAGCGTGGGTGCTGATTCAAGTAGAACCAGTAATTTCCCTCTCTTCGGTGGGAACGTCAGCAGCGATCGCGATTGGCGCGGCTACTGCCATTGGCACTTCTTTGATTGCCATTGCCCAAATTGACGTTAAGCGAACCCTCTCCTACACCACCAGCGCTTACATGGGCTTGATTTTTATCGCCGTAGGGACCGGGGAAATCAACGTTGCCTATATTCTACTGCTGACCTATGGCATGGCCATGGCTTTGTTGGTCGCCTGTGTTGGTTGTATTCTTGCCAACAATATTACCCAAGACCTCACCCAATACGGCGGTTTGTGGTCGCGCCGTCCGATTGTGGGACTGAGCTTTCTTGTCGGTACTGCCTCTCTGGTGGCGGTTCCTCCCTTGGGCGGTTTCTGGGCACTGTTGCAAATGGCTAGCAATCTGTGGCAAAGCCAACCCCTGTTGGTGGGTGTGGTGTTGCTGGTGAACGGTTTGACCGCTTTCGGTATGACCCGGGTATTTGGTCTGATGTTTGCCGGTCAGCCCCAGGAAATGACCAAACGCTCTCCGGAGGTTCTGTGGGCAATGGTTCTGCCCACAACAATTCAAATGGGATTTGCCCTGCATTTGCCTTTATTCCTGTTGCAGTGGAATTTGCTGCCCTCCTGGGAAGACCTGAACAAACCAGCGATCGCTTTGTTGTTGCTCACCACATATATGGGCATGCAATTGGGCGGTTTGATTTATCTCAACCCCAACTGGAAAAAACCCGTACGCTTGCAACCGCAATTTTTGCAAGAATTGCTGGCTCAGGATTTGTACACTGCCAAACTGTACCGCTTCACCATTGTTTCCATTGTGGGAATTGTCTCGCAACTTATTTCCTGGATCGATCGCTATGTTGTGGATGGTTTGGTAAATCTAGTAGGCTTGGCAACCATATTTAGCGGTCAGAGCTTGCGGTACAACGTTTCCGGGCAAACCCAATTTTATGCCTTCACCATTGTCGTTGGCGTTGCTTTGCTTGGTCTAATGGTGTCTTGGTCGCTGCTGTCCAACGCTTCCATTGTGATTTCTTCATAA
- a CDS encoding UbiH/UbiF/VisC/COQ6 family ubiquinone biosynthesis hydroxylase — translation MNQKNGHQELEYDVLIVGAGMVGSSLAAALGQTSLRVGIIEAKTRQERVNGDDGRASALALGSVQILDRIGAWKVMRSLGVSPIEQVQISDEQFPLVATLRREEIQVEALGYVVENWVTSNALEQVLAQQTDVHTFCPAKIKSMATHRDRVEVLLDWDGKEQPLTAQLLVGADGRQSWVRQWANLPMNSVEYDQVLIVSNVTTEFSHSQTGYERFHRSGPFAVLPMTPSPEAPDLSRSCVVWTAKKEERDRLMSLDDRAFMEAMQPRLPKEMGQLRSITPRSCYVPRRQHVRQYAAQRLTLIGDAAHATHPVGGQGFNMGMRDVAALSSLLIEAHIQGKDLGDRDLLQRYQQQRQPDNETVLTATDLANRVFSNDWLPLQWMRDLGLVGIDRFLPVKKVLIEYAMGLADGLPR, via the coding sequence AAACGTCTCTGAGAGTGGGAATTATTGAAGCCAAAACCCGCCAAGAAAGAGTTAATGGTGATGACGGCAGAGCCAGCGCTCTTGCCCTGGGATCGGTACAGATTTTGGACCGCATTGGTGCTTGGAAAGTCATGCGATCGCTGGGGGTTTCTCCCATCGAACAAGTACAAATCTCCGACGAACAATTTCCTTTGGTAGCCACCTTACGCCGGGAAGAGATTCAAGTAGAGGCTCTGGGATATGTAGTGGAAAATTGGGTGACCAGCAATGCTTTGGAGCAAGTTTTAGCCCAACAAACGGATGTACACACGTTCTGCCCGGCTAAAATTAAGTCCATGGCCACCCATCGCGATCGCGTGGAAGTGCTTTTAGATTGGGACGGCAAAGAACAGCCCCTAACCGCTCAATTACTTGTGGGCGCTGACGGCAGACAATCCTGGGTACGCCAGTGGGCCAACTTACCCATGAATTCGGTAGAATACGACCAAGTGCTGATTGTTAGCAACGTTACCACCGAATTTTCTCACAGCCAAACCGGATACGAACGCTTTCACCGCAGCGGTCCTTTTGCTGTTTTGCCCATGACCCCATCGCCAGAGGCACCGGATTTATCTCGCAGCTGTGTGGTGTGGACGGCGAAAAAGGAAGAGCGCGATCGCTTGATGTCTCTCGACGACCGAGCTTTTATGGAAGCCATGCAGCCGCGCCTGCCTAAGGAAATGGGTCAATTGCGATCGATTACCCCCCGCTCTTGCTACGTTCCCCGCCGCCAGCACGTACGCCAGTATGCCGCCCAGCGCCTGACTTTAATTGGCGATGCTGCTCATGCAACCCATCCTGTAGGCGGACAAGGATTTAATATGGGTATGCGCGATGTGGCAGCTTTATCGTCTTTGCTGATAGAAGCACACATTCAAGGGAAAGACTTGGGCGATCGCGACTTACTGCAACGCTACCAGCAACAGCGCCAGCCGGACAACGAAACCGTATTAACAGCTACTGACCTGGCCAATCGTGTTTTTTCCAATGACTGGTTACCGTTACAGTGGATGCGGGATTTGGGATTGGTCGGCATCGATCGTTTCCTGCCTGTCAAAAAGGTCTTGATTGAGTATGCCATGGGACTAGCTGATGGGTTGCCTCGATAA